The following are from one region of the Klebsiella aerogenes genome:
- the ilvN gene encoding acetolactate synthase small subunit has product MQKQCDNVILELTVRNHPGVMTHVCGLFARRAFNVEGILCLPIQGSEHSRIWLLVNDDQRLGQMISQIEKLEDVTNVARNQSDPTMFNKIAVFFE; this is encoded by the coding sequence ATGCAAAAACAATGTGATAACGTCATTCTGGAACTCACCGTCCGCAACCACCCTGGCGTCATGACCCACGTCTGCGGGCTATTTGCCCGCCGCGCCTTCAACGTGGAGGGCATTCTCTGTCTGCCGATTCAGGGCAGCGAACACAGCCGTATCTGGCTGCTGGTGAATGACGATCAGCGCCTTGGGCAGATGATTAGCCAGATTGAAAAGCTGGAAGACGTCACCAACGTGGCGCGTAACCAGTCCGATCCGACCATGTTTAACAAGATTGCCGTTTTCTTCGAGTAA